The following coding sequences lie in one Candidatus Poribacteria bacterium genomic window:
- a CDS encoding thioredoxin domain-containing protein — protein MAPVVAEIALEYKDTFVVAKLNSGNNPKTIQKYRFIGHPTYLVFQDGKNVGRFGGVIPKAEFIQEVFDLIDVEEN, from the coding sequence ATGGCGCCAGTTGTCGCCGAAATTGCCTTAGAATACAAGGACACATTTGTCGTCGCGAAATTGAATTCAGGCAACAATCCGAAAACAATTCAAAAATACCGGTTTATAGGACATCCTACTTATCTTGTCTTCCAAGATGGAAAGAACGTTGGACGTTTCGGAGGCGTGATACCGAAAGCCGAGTTTATCCAGGAGGTATTTGATCTGATAGATGTTGAAGAAAATTAA
- a CDS encoding dockerin type I domain-containing protein codes for MKKIAVLLLTVSLTLIGLTNGYTEDEDFDARSASDVNADGFVNILDLTFIASHLGKMPTADQVPNPDINRDGTVNILDLVLAASFLGKTSGIPFEVTDATFDDIILGSELPIVVEFKSEF; via the coding sequence ATGAAAAAAATTGCTGTTTTGCTACTAACAGTAAGTTTGACACTGATCGGTTTGACCAACGGTTATACAGAAGATGAGGATTTCGATGCTCGGAGTGCCTCTGATGTCAACGCCGATGGCTTCGTGAACATCCTTGATTTGACGTTCATTGCCTCACACTTGGGTAAGATGCCCACTGCGGATCAGGTTCCTAATCCGGACATCAATCGCGATGGCACGGTGAACATCCTTGATTTGGTACTTGCTGCAAGTTTCCTCGGCAAAACATCCGGTATCCCATTTGAAGTTACCGATGCGACTTTTGACGACATTATCCTGGGTTCCGAACTCCCTATCGTTGTAGAATTCAAATCTGAGTTCTGA
- a CDS encoding MtaA/CmuA family methyltransferase has product MQKAMTGRERVLAALRNEPTDRTPVCNPTSVATVELMDLVRAPFPEANREPELMARLAATGYTELGFDTIMPVFTIIQESSALGCKIQWEQKDNWPTVRMREPIWEDVDDIVIPDDFLTHPDTRCVLEAIKILKKEYGDEVAVIGKTMGPWSLGYHCFGVEPFLLLSLDDPGKTKLALDRMKEATVQFGVAQIEAGADALTLPDHATGDLVSGEYYQRYLRDLHIEFVERIPIPLILHICGRTVDRMEYIAQTGMAAFHYDSKNEPQESMDIVKERIALIGNINNPETLFAKEPEDVKAEVIKNLDAGVPLIGPECAIPLQTTIENLQAIPEAVQEWHRS; this is encoded by the coding sequence ATGCAAAAGGCAATGACCGGTCGCGAACGTGTACTCGCCGCGCTTCGCAACGAACCGACCGACCGAACCCCTGTCTGTAATCCGACCTCCGTCGCAACCGTCGAACTTATGGATCTCGTGAGGGCCCCCTTCCCCGAAGCAAATCGAGAGCCGGAACTGATGGCACGTCTCGCCGCTACCGGATACACGGAACTCGGCTTTGACACTATCATGCCCGTCTTCACGATTATCCAAGAATCCAGTGCCCTCGGGTGTAAGATTCAGTGGGAACAGAAAGATAACTGGCCCACCGTTAGAATGCGGGAGCCGATTTGGGAAGATGTCGATGACATCGTTATTCCAGACGATTTTTTAACACATCCAGACACCCGATGTGTGCTGGAGGCGATTAAAATCTTAAAGAAAGAATACGGGGATGAAGTTGCCGTTATCGGAAAAACGATGGGCCCGTGGTCGCTCGGTTATCACTGTTTCGGCGTTGAACCTTTCCTATTGTTGTCGCTTGATGATCCAGGGAAAACGAAACTCGCACTTGATCGGATGAAGGAAGCCACGGTGCAATTCGGTGTTGCACAAATTGAGGCGGGTGCCGATGCGCTCACGCTTCCAGACCACGCCACAGGGGACCTGGTCAGCGGCGAATACTACCAACGCTATCTCCGTGATCTTCACATCGAATTCGTTGAGCGTATTCCAATCCCTCTAATATTGCACATCTGCGGACGCACGGTTGACAGAATGGAGTACATCGCACAAACCGGTATGGCAGCTTTCCATTATGATTCCAAAAACGAACCCCAAGAATCCATGGACATCGTGAAAGAACGGATTGCGCTTATCGGGAACATTAACAATCCTGAAACACTGTTTGCTAAAGAACCGGAAGACGTTAAAGCAGAAGTGATAAAAAACCTTGATGCTGGTGTCCCACTTATTGGACCGGAGTGTGCGATTCCACTTCAGACTACTATTGAAAACCTTCAGGCGATCCCGGAAGCGGTACAGGAATGGCATCGTTCATAA
- a CDS encoding PQQ-like beta-propeller repeat protein — MAQTQKPIRWWPLFVILCLAILGIIAIWIVEAGHRQDKVFWIIMVIILTTFLGVLWLLCFSRLRWRIKLITLAIVALCVFLSTSLFQFKGFSGDLIPIFEWRWQENPTVFRQDPGSTPNTEKSAMDYPQYLGQHRNGVVSGIQLNLDWGTHPPKLVWRHPVGAGWSGFAVVGDSAITQEQEDDWEKVVCYELYTGRIKWSHQDRARYNTPPAGLGPRATPTISENRVYTVGSTGILNCLDFETGAQLWTTNIFEENQAKPPPWGVSISPLVFNELVIVSAGGAVAYHKETGEIAWTGYRTQSGYSSPFVTRLLDTEQVVLFNQGLITAHEPLTGELLWKQPWVEAYAECVAQPVPISDDTLLASTGYGGGAKLYQLSRNPTGEFDVSIIWETINLKAKFTNIIYYDGYLYGLDDGIFACINPTDGTRQWKRGRYGHGQTLLISDVLLVTTESGDVVLIEPNPERHIEHARFAALTGKTWNTPALAGRYLLVRNDGEAACYELPIINTK; from the coding sequence GTGGCGCAGACGCAAAAACCGATTCGCTGGTGGCCTCTCTTTGTTATCCTCTGTCTTGCCATTTTAGGCATCATAGCCATCTGGATAGTAGAAGCAGGTCATCGCCAAGACAAGGTCTTTTGGATAATCATGGTTATTATCCTTACAACCTTCTTGGGAGTCTTGTGGCTACTATGTTTTTCCCGCTTGCGTTGGCGGATTAAGTTAATTACCCTTGCCATAGTTGCCTTGTGTGTCTTTCTCAGCACCAGCCTATTCCAATTCAAAGGATTCAGCGGCGATCTTATCCCTATATTTGAATGGCGATGGCAGGAGAACCCCACAGTTTTTCGTCAGGATCCAGGCAGCACGCCCAATACCGAAAAGTCCGCGATGGACTACCCACAATACCTCGGGCAGCATCGGAACGGTGTCGTGTCGGGTATCCAGTTAAATCTTGATTGGGGTACGCATCCACCAAAACTTGTTTGGCGACACCCCGTTGGTGCAGGCTGGTCAGGCTTTGCAGTCGTTGGTGATTCAGCAATCACACAAGAACAGGAAGACGACTGGGAAAAAGTGGTCTGCTATGAATTATACACCGGCAGAATAAAATGGAGTCATCAAGACCGGGCGCGCTACAATACTCCGCCTGCAGGACTCGGACCACGAGCGACACCAACGATCTCAGAAAATCGAGTTTATACTGTCGGTTCAACAGGAATCCTTAACTGTCTGGACTTTGAAACAGGTGCCCAGCTCTGGACAACAAATATCTTTGAAGAGAACCAAGCGAAACCACCACCTTGGGGTGTCAGCATTTCGCCGCTCGTTTTCAATGAGCTTGTTATCGTGAGTGCCGGTGGTGCGGTCGCATACCACAAAGAGACAGGCGAAATCGCATGGACGGGTTACCGAACACAAAGCGGTTATAGTTCACCCTTCGTGACAAGGCTATTAGACACGGAACAGGTTGTGCTTTTCAACCAAGGTTTAATTACCGCCCATGAACCACTCACTGGCGAACTTTTGTGGAAACAGCCGTGGGTAGAAGCCTATGCAGAATGTGTTGCGCAGCCAGTCCCGATTTCTGATGACACACTTCTCGCCTCAACCGGTTATGGTGGCGGTGCTAAGCTTTATCAGCTCTCGCGTAACCCGACCGGTGAATTTGACGTTTCCATTATATGGGAAACGATAAATCTTAAAGCAAAATTCACCAATATCATCTACTACGATGGCTATCTGTACGGACTTGATGACGGTATCTTCGCTTGTATAAACCCAACCGACGGCACACGTCAATGGAAACGTGGTAGGTACGGGCACGGTCAGACATTGCTAATTTCGGATGTCCTGCTGGTAACAACCGAATCGGGTGACGTGGTCCTCATTGAACCTAACCCAGAACGCCATATTGAACACGCACGTTTTGCAGCATTAACAGGTAAGACATGGAACACGCCTGCACTTGCGGGTCGCTACCTTCTTGTACGGAATGACGGCGAGGCAGCATGCTACGAATTACCAATCATAAACACGAAATAA
- a CDS encoding undecaprenyl-diphosphate phosphatase produces the protein MTLLEAILLGILQGLTEFLPISSSGHLVLAQQFLGLKEPLVFFDVMLHVGTLAAVLVVYREAIGKLAIGGVSTLVDTEFWRKPSSRFNTSPELKFIWLILLGSIPTGVIAVLFKSELESFFDEVRLVSIMLILTGVILQLPRLRRQGVDSSDTSTQKLKTWHAPLIGIAQGFAITPGISRSGTTISLALFLGIPAKAAAEYSFLLSIPAILGAVVLKIRDVGDTTIPLYIMGAGMLASFIVGYIALRFLLVVLNRGKFSLFSYYCVALGLVSLLIALIQ, from the coding sequence ATGACACTTCTTGAAGCGATTCTTCTCGGTATTTTACAAGGCTTAACCGAATTCCTACCCATTAGCAGCTCAGGACACCTCGTTTTGGCACAACAGTTCCTCGGATTGAAGGAACCACTCGTCTTTTTCGATGTGATGCTCCATGTCGGGACGTTAGCGGCTGTGCTTGTCGTCTATCGTGAAGCGATAGGCAAGTTAGCGATAGGCGGCGTTTCTACACTCGTGGACACTGAATTTTGGCGAAAGCCGAGTTCAAGGTTCAATACATCCCCTGAACTCAAGTTTATATGGCTGATACTGCTCGGCTCTATTCCGACCGGTGTCATCGCAGTGCTGTTCAAGAGTGAATTGGAGTCTTTTTTCGATGAAGTTCGACTTGTGAGCATCATGTTAATTCTCACGGGTGTTATTTTGCAATTGCCTCGACTTCGCAGACAGGGCGTAGATAGTTCTGATACTTCAACTCAGAAATTGAAGACGTGGCACGCACCGCTCATCGGGATCGCACAAGGATTCGCAATTACCCCCGGTATCTCTCGCTCCGGCACGACCATCTCGCTGGCTCTGTTTTTGGGAATTCCAGCCAAAGCGGCTGCGGAATACTCCTTTCTTCTCTCAATTCCGGCGATACTCGGTGCCGTCGTGCTGAAAATCCGAGATGTCGGAGACACTACTATACCCCTATACATTATGGGAGCGGGGATGCTCGCCTCGTTTATAGTCGGTTATATCGCGTTGCGGTTTCTATTGGTCGTGCTAAACCGAGGAAAATTTTCTCTGTTTTCCTACTACTGCGTGGCTTTAGGGTTGGTATCGCTTTTAATTGCCTTAATCCAATAA
- a CDS encoding thioredoxin domain-containing protein — protein sequence MKPVVPAVALEYRDTFTFAKLDVNTQEEKTVEYRIRGTPTYIVFRDGEIVGRFIGAMPSAKLVQQILSILEIEETE from the coding sequence ATGAAGCCTGTGGTCCCAGCGGTAGCATTAGAATATCGAGATACCTTCACGTTCGCCAAGTTGGACGTGAATACCCAAGAAGAAAAAACAGTCGAATATCGAATTCGCGGAACACCTACCTATATCGTATTCAGAGATGGAGAGATTGTAGGTAGATTTATTGGCGCGATGCCGAGTGCTAAACTGGTGCAGCAAATTCTCAGCATCTTAGAGATTGAAGAAACTGAATAG
- a CDS encoding class A beta-lactamase-related serine hydrolase — protein MFRHIRKLVILLICWSIALLLPIFTEASGTYRNIPSKYRSTIDSPLEADFERYIKSRRSRKILASTDRTSFVVYDISKNRKLVSINEDRQMMAASLIKNFVMLAYFHEVKYGRKKHTTVNKRNLTNMIQWSSNSSTNYFIRLLGGPARVNKILRSNYPYFKQTQIVEYIPYGGRTYRNMTSARDLSTFFLRLWQGKLPFPEKMKWYFKLKNGDYIYKQTYIPTSVEVYNKTGTVYGLVGDGGVLVLRDPQGRARPYIFIGLMEDRTKTNRRNRWQSFYDWKNRRAYILRRLSEQAYKYIYEKHYGGRLVRR, from the coding sequence ATGTTTAGACACATACGGAAGTTAGTAATACTTTTGATCTGTTGGAGCATCGCGCTATTGCTCCCGATATTTACCGAGGCATCGGGTACATACCGGAACATCCCGAGTAAATACCGAAGTACGATTGATTCGCCTTTGGAGGCTGACTTTGAACGTTATATCAAAAGCCGCCGTAGCCGAAAAATCTTGGCATCAACCGACCGGACTAGCTTCGTGGTCTACGATATATCAAAAAACAGAAAATTAGTGTCGATCAACGAAGATCGGCAGATGATGGCAGCCTCACTCATTAAGAATTTTGTGATGCTCGCCTATTTCCACGAAGTCAAATACGGGCGGAAAAAACATACGACTGTAAACAAACGTAATCTGACGAATATGATCCAGTGGAGTTCAAATTCGTCAACTAACTACTTCATTCGATTGCTCGGTGGGCCGGCGCGAGTAAATAAAATACTGCGCAGCAATTATCCGTACTTTAAGCAGACTCAGATTGTGGAATATATCCCGTATGGCGGACGGACTTATAGAAACATGACATCCGCCCGCGACCTAAGCACATTTTTCTTGCGGCTGTGGCAAGGGAAACTCCCCTTTCCTGAAAAAATGAAGTGGTACTTCAAGCTCAAAAATGGGGATTATATCTATAAACAGACCTATATCCCTACTTCAGTGGAAGTTTATAACAAAACTGGAACCGTCTACGGATTGGTAGGTGACGGTGGCGTATTGGTTCTTCGGGACCCGCAAGGTAGGGCAAGACCTTACATCTTCATCGGATTGATGGAGGACCGGACGAAGACAAACCGCAGAAATCGGTGGCAATCCTTTTATGATTGGAAGAACCGTCGCGCTTATATCTTACGTAGACTCTCTGAACAGGCTTATAAGTACATCTATGAAAAGCACTACGGCGGCCGATTAGTGCGCCGCTAA
- a CDS encoding BatA and WFA domain-containing protein has translation MQFLNPAAFYLLGFVPIVVVLHFLKLRRYTHRVPSIMLWLSTDEDRRANIPFQRLRNLLLPLLQVLFLLLVTFSVARPALRRPGLMPGRAILIIDNSASMLATEGGQTRLALAKQAALDHIEQVSAEGGMMLMLTNAAAIQEAFTTDTAKLQRAIENIPQSEAPRNLRPVFDAAMHYAESPQDEVFFISDNFQNLPDISLPVHKIGVGGAAENVGIVHFNVEVVADKYKVLIGVRNFTDAPRELDVQLAVEGEPFDEKTVSIPPDKTKSILFSGDPIGLEGRVMSAHLQLEDDFVVDNSASALLSGVSPLRILLVSDNQKSLLPALLTTYGKHVEVLQVIPADYHGTGNAHIAIFDGGTPAGREAFSGPTEVASGTHLIFVNPGSNLPFVPEDARGVEEVTAPVRVIKTDETHPLMVDVSLQELQVIKSTHRALPLLGHSLVDTEKGSLIWIGEKSGSHFVVFEFDAFNFDVSRPESHTLALTIPDGPLFFYHCLAWLEARSTTLQPVVFQEGQTRHAFRTGEHVRIASIAEDTTLQVQKPDKRMVPVRDSIFTDTDQVGVYTLYADDRHLERFTINLLDASVSALSHPVIEQDTNGTVPMMEGGLQPLTQEVWRWFALMAFLLLLLEWWFYHRNTL, from the coding sequence ATGCAGTTCCTGAACCCTGCCGCGTTTTATCTATTGGGATTCGTCCCGATTGTCGTGGTGCTTCACTTCCTAAAATTGCGCCGCTACACCCACCGTGTCCCGAGCATTATGCTTTGGCTCTCCACTGATGAAGACCGGAGAGCGAATATCCCTTTCCAACGACTCCGGAACCTGCTGCTTCCTCTTCTGCAAGTCCTGTTTTTGTTGCTTGTCACCTTCAGCGTAGCGCGTCCAGCATTGCGTAGACCCGGTCTTATGCCGGGACGGGCAATTCTCATCATTGACAACTCCGCGAGTATGTTGGCAACAGAGGGCGGACAAACCCGTCTCGCCTTGGCAAAACAGGCGGCACTGGACCATATAGAACAGGTCTCAGCAGAGGGCGGAATGATGCTTATGCTGACAAATGCCGCAGCTATCCAAGAAGCCTTCACAACGGATACAGCCAAACTCCAGCGCGCAATAGAAAATATCCCGCAAAGCGAGGCACCACGCAATCTCCGACCCGTCTTTGATGCTGCAATGCACTATGCAGAGTCACCACAAGACGAAGTCTTCTTTATTAGTGATAATTTTCAAAACTTGCCAGATATATCGCTGCCAGTTCATAAAATCGGAGTCGGCGGTGCAGCGGAGAATGTCGGGATTGTTCATTTCAACGTTGAAGTCGTAGCGGACAAGTACAAGGTCCTGATCGGTGTCCGAAATTTTACGGATGCTCCCAGAGAATTGGACGTTCAATTGGCGGTAGAAGGCGAACCCTTTGATGAGAAAACAGTGTCTATCCCTCCGGACAAAACTAAATCTATCCTGTTTTCGGGCGATCCGATCGGTTTAGAGGGGCGGGTTATGAGTGCACACCTTCAGTTAGAGGACGACTTTGTAGTTGATAATAGTGCCTCTGCACTCCTATCCGGTGTTTCGCCATTGCGGATCCTGCTTGTTAGTGACAATCAAAAGTCTTTGTTGCCTGCATTATTAACGACCTACGGAAAACACGTAGAAGTCCTTCAGGTTATCCCTGCGGATTATCACGGCACCGGGAACGCACATATCGCAATCTTTGATGGTGGCACACCTGCTGGACGCGAAGCTTTTAGTGGTCCTACTGAAGTTGCCTCTGGAACACACTTGATCTTTGTCAATCCCGGCAGCAATCTACCATTTGTACCAGAGGATGCTCGTGGTGTTGAGGAGGTTACGGCACCTGTGCGCGTTATCAAAACAGATGAAACCCATCCGCTCATGGTAGATGTGTCACTGCAAGAGTTACAGGTGATTAAATCTACCCACCGGGCGTTGCCGCTCTTAGGACATTCGCTTGTAGATACAGAAAAGGGATCATTGATATGGATCGGTGAGAAATCAGGCAGTCACTTTGTTGTTTTTGAGTTTGATGCATTCAACTTTGATGTATCAAGACCGGAAAGCCATACCCTCGCTCTGACTATCCCGGATGGTCCGTTATTTTTCTATCACTGTTTAGCATGGTTAGAGGCGAGAAGTACCACGCTCCAACCCGTGGTATTTCAAGAGGGACAGACCCGACATGCCTTCCGGACAGGAGAACACGTGCGCATTGCCTCTATCGCGGAGGACACTACCCTTCAGGTGCAGAAACCTGATAAACGGATGGTTCCAGTGCGCGATTCCATATTTACCGATACAGATCAGGTTGGGGTCTATACCCTCTATGCTGATGACAGGCACCTTGAACGGTTTACGATTAATCTGCTGGACGCGAGCGTGTCGGCACTTTCGCATCCTGTTATAGAACAGGATACAAATGGAACAGTCCCCATGATGGAAGGCGGATTGCAGCCCCTGACGCAGGAAGTGTGGCGTTGGTTCGCGCTTATGGCGTTCCTGCTCCTCCTACTGGAGTGGTGGTTCTACCACCGAAATACCCTATAG
- a CDS encoding SDR family oxidoreductase produces the protein MRFENRVAFVTGGGGPLGIGRAACLAFAREGASVVVAGGRSADAVAEEVRAKGGKAIAVHLDVTVPEQVQSAVDMAVDTFKRIDILFNNAGILGPQKLFELTPEQFDRVMAVNVKGCLLCAQAVAKVMVEQEIRGRIINNSSIYAEESHVGTLSYCVSKAALNRLTRSLALELRPYGITVNAVAPGGGAPTGMNASQNIPEDDTLPELPSAAVDAPPLERGATVWDYIGAVLFLASDEAAYISGDIMTIDGGAVSRR, from the coding sequence ATGCGTTTTGAAAACCGAGTTGCATTTGTAACAGGTGGCGGTGGACCGTTAGGTATCGGAAGAGCCGCGTGTTTGGCATTCGCTCGTGAGGGAGCGTCTGTTGTTGTCGCCGGTGGTAGGAGCGCAGATGCTGTTGCTGAAGAAGTACGTGCCAAAGGCGGAAAAGCGATTGCTGTTCATTTGGATGTTACGGTGCCTGAGCAAGTTCAATCGGCTGTAGATATGGCTGTGGATACATTTAAACGGATTGATATTCTATTCAATAATGCAGGTATCCTCGGTCCTCAGAAGTTGTTTGAACTTACGCCGGAGCAATTTGACAGAGTCATGGCGGTTAATGTGAAAGGGTGTCTGCTATGCGCACAAGCGGTCGCTAAAGTAATGGTAGAGCAGGAGATACGCGGACGTATCATTAACAATTCCTCTATCTATGCCGAGGAATCACACGTTGGGACGCTCAGTTATTGTGTCAGCAAAGCCGCTCTGAATAGACTTACACGGAGCCTTGCATTGGAACTACGTCCATACGGGATTACGGTAAACGCTGTAGCACCGGGTGGCGGAGCACCGACCGGTATGAACGCGTCACAAAATATTCCTGAAGACGATACACTACCTGAGTTACCATCTGCCGCTGTGGACGCACCACCTCTCGAACGAGGGGCAACAGTATGGGACTATATCGGAGCGGTATTATTTCTCGCCTCCGATGAAGCCGCCTATATTAGTGGTGATATTATGACGATTGACGGTGGAGCTGTTTCGCGCCGATGA
- a CDS encoding LamG domain-containing protein gives MLRSMIVLGLSAICVFAVTLSYAVEEEDILVYYSFDKLNGNKVTDDSGNLNEAELVGKGSLVDGAFKKGIRLNGGVVQMAANDFIVPIGEKGVITMEAWFYLNAHNAYDGIISIEAAAAGCCEYRIMVNPNFNPFWDAGHHADKSLGNFQFELDEWYHYVMVADGKDGKIYINGEFIGEQPENFDLPEHKEAAIYIGAGENPNLHKVEDAIIDEVVIYAAALTEEEIQASMEMSVPGVLAVEVHDKLAVTWGELKTDF, from the coding sequence ATGCTTAGAAGTATGATCGTATTAGGGCTCTCAGCAATCTGTGTATTTGCTGTTACGCTCTCTTATGCTGTTGAGGAAGAGGACATCCTTGTCTATTACTCTTTTGACAAACTGAATGGCAACAAGGTTACTGACGATTCCGGCAACTTGAACGAAGCTGAACTCGTTGGCAAAGGCTCGCTCGTTGATGGGGCATTCAAGAAAGGGATACGTCTCAATGGTGGTGTCGTTCAGATGGCTGCGAATGATTTTATCGTTCCGATCGGCGAAAAGGGAGTCATCACGATGGAAGCGTGGTTTTACCTTAATGCACACAACGCATACGATGGGATTATCTCGATTGAAGCCGCAGCAGCTGGATGTTGCGAATACCGAATTATGGTCAACCCCAATTTCAACCCGTTCTGGGATGCCGGTCATCATGCTGACAAAAGTCTCGGAAACTTCCAATTTGAATTAGATGAGTGGTACCATTACGTGATGGTTGCCGATGGTAAAGATGGTAAAATCTATATCAACGGCGAGTTTATCGGTGAGCAGCCAGAGAATTTTGATTTGCCTGAGCATAAAGAGGCAGCGATTTACATTGGTGCAGGCGAAAACCCGAACCTCCACAAAGTCGAGGACGCTATTATTGATGAAGTCGTCATATACGCCGCGGCGTTGACCGAAGAGGAAATTCAAGCATCAATGGAAATGAGCGTACCCGGTGTGCTTGCAGTTGAGGTACATGACAAGTTGGCAGTGACATGGGGAGAACTGAAAACCGATTTCTAA
- a CDS encoding Ig-like domain-containing protein codes for MKKLICSLLTLSLALFVLTASYAEEDTDIEILRAADVNADGMIDILDLVLVASDFGETSTADQPLNSDVNGDDNVNILDLVLVANHLGKTVRPPVAFVSVDPAIDSEITVDDTITLTFDNPPEAVTVSEGTATVTDNTVTIAGPFTPGTLALTITWADGSETLNYTVRQPAEFVSADPESETEITTNDTITLIFDHSPKNFTVSEGISIITGNTVTIIGPFTPGVLELTIIWADGSETLNYTVRQPAEFVSADPESETEITTNDTITLIFDHSPKDVTVSEGVATTDGNTVTITGPFTPGTLELTITWADGSKTFNYTIRQSSDFVSADPESGTEITTNETITLTFDNPPEDVTVSDGVATITDNTVTITGPFTPGTLALTITWADGSKTLDYTIHQPVAFVSIDPTIESQLTVDSTITLTFDNPPEDVTVSEGTATTADNTVTIRGPFTPGTLVLTITWADGSLEFTYTVAEPDTEVPSITGGTINDGDTDVDAEAINSSALIEVEFSEAVSGTIALQTENDDDVGWLGKVEGNKATLELVKGKELDPETTYVIAGKVEDAAGNETDINITFTTASAYDGIPFEVTDETFDTLVLESTLPVVVESYKDG; via the coding sequence ATGAAAAAATTGATTTGTTCATTGCTAACACTGAGTTTAGCACTGTTCGTTTTAACAGCAAGTTACGCCGAAGAAGATACCGATATTGAGATTTTGAGGGCAGCTGATGTCAATGCTGATGGAATGATAGACATCCTCGATCTGGTGCTGGTCGCTTCGGACTTCGGCGAGACATCCACTGCAGATCAGCCTCTGAACTCAGATGTCAACGGTGATGATAATGTCAATATCCTTGATTTGGTCCTTGTCGCGAACCATCTTGGCAAAACTGTCAGACCTCCTGTGGCGTTCGTGAGTGTGGACCCCGCGATTGACTCCGAGATTACTGTGGACGACACCATCACCCTGACTTTTGACAATCCACCAGAGGCAGTTACTGTTAGTGAAGGTACGGCTACAGTCACTGATAATACCGTCACAATCGCGGGACCTTTCACACCCGGCACCCTGGCGTTGACGATCACTTGGGCAGATGGTTCTGAAACGCTCAACTATACCGTCCGTCAGCCAGCGGAGTTTGTCAGTGCTGATCCAGAAAGCGAAACAGAAATCACCACAAACGATACCATCACACTGATTTTTGATCATTCACCAAAGAACTTTACTGTCAGTGAAGGCATCTCTATTATCACTGGTAATACTGTCACAATCATAGGTCCCTTTACACCGGGTGTTCTTGAGTTGACGATTATTTGGGCAGATGGTTCCGAAACGCTCAACTATACCGTCCGTCAGCCAGCGGAGTTTGTCAGTGCTGATCCAGAAAGCGAAACAGAAATTACCACAAACGATACCATCACACTGATTTTTGATCATTCACCGAAGGACGTTACCGTCAGTGAAGGTGTCGCTACAACTGATGGAAATACTGTGACTATCACGGGACCTTTCACACCCGGTACCCTTGAGTTAACTATCACTTGGGCAGATGGTTCCAAAACTTTCAACTATACCATACGTCAGTCTTCGGACTTTGTGAGTGCAGACCCAGAAAGCGGGACAGAAATTACTACGAACGAAACCATCACACTGACCTTTGACAATCCACCAGAGGACGTTACTGTCAGTGATGGCGTTGCTACAATCACTGATAATACTGTCACAATCACGGGGCCTTTCACACCCGGTACACTGGCGTTGACGATCACTTGGGCAGATGGTTCCAAAACTCTTGACTATACCATACATCAGCCTGTGGCGTTCGTGAGTATAGATCCTACAATCGAGTCGCAGCTGACCGTGGACAGTACCATCACCCTGACTTTTGACAATCCACCAGAGGACGTTACCGTCAGTGAAGGCACCGCTACAACCGCCGATAATACTGTCACAATCAGGGGGCCTTTCACACCCGGTACACTGGTGTTGACGATCACATGGGCAGATGGAAGTTTAGAGTTTACTTACACAGTCGCCGAACCGGATACCGAGGTACCTTCAATCACTGGTGGAACTATCAACGATGGCGATACAGACGTTGATGCCGAAGCGATTAACAGTAGCGCATTGATTGAAGTCGAGTTCAGCGAAGCGGTAAGTGGTACCATCGCACTGCAAACCGAAAACGACGATGATGTCGGTTGGCTTGGTAAAGTCGAAGGTAATAAAGCGACTCTTGAACTCGTCAAAGGCAAAGAGCTTGACCCGGAAACTACATACGTTATTGCGGGGAAAGTTGAAGACGCTGCTGGCAACGAAACGGATATCAATATTACTTTTACGACCGCCAGTGCATACGATGGCATCCCCTTTGAAGTCACCGATGAAACATTTGACACTCTTGTACTTGAATCTACGCTTCCTGTTGTGGTTGAGTCCTATAAAGATGGATGA